A window from Vanessa atalanta chromosome 18, ilVanAtal1.2, whole genome shotgun sequence encodes these proteins:
- the LOC125070887 gene encoding probable cytochrome P450 6a14: protein MAFLTIQFLTNELLVFVLSVICLIYLWFQYKFSYWAKKGVFAPKPIFPFGNIQNVIKRKEQFFQPYCDNYFKYKHLPYIGMYCLNQPVLSINDPDLAKHIFIKDYEYFQSHGIFSGGAGDPLAGHLFNLHGNAWKTLRYKMSPAFSSCKLKCMYPLVEKIAKEALNYADEQHLRDEAMNFSEFYEKYTMEIIGSVGFGVECNGLKNPKSEFYLRGHEYFNPISLYWTIVRCLAFIMPNFFNKLKMNRINPDIIKFFYNLVKETVEYRYRHNYKRNDFLQTLIDLKENSSIINEGNETQSSFTLTDVAANTMLYMFAGYETSATTGQFAAYELARNPHIQAKAREEIKRVLTKYGGDCTYEAQSEMVYINMILDETMRMHPPMRALFRRCTKEYKLPNSEVTIDEGTLVFVPIHAIQMDPDIFPEPERFEPDRFSLENKKNMHPCHWMPFGEGPRKCLGLRQGYIQSKLALVKILHNYELLLDDRTQVPTEIKVSSLACAAEGGVWLRLKKLDV from the exons ATGGCCTTTTTGACAATACAGTTTTTAACAAATGAACTATTAGTTTTTGTGTTATCAGTTATCTGcttgatttatttatggttCCAATATAAGTTTTCGTACTGGGCAAAAAAGGGTGTTTTTGCTCCTAAGCCCATATTTCCTTTcggaaatatacaaaatgtgaTTAAAAGAAAAGAACAATTTTTTCAACCGTactgtgataattattttaaatacaagcaTTTGCCTTATATTGGCATGTACTGTTTGAACCAACCAGTGCTCAGTATAAACGATCCTGACTTGgcgaaacatatttttataaaggattACGAATACTTTCAATCCCATGGAATATTTTCTGGAGGAGCTGGCGATCCTTTAGCCGGCcatctatttaatttacatgGTAATGCTTGGAAGACGTTAAGATATAAAATGTCACCGGCTTTTTCTTCGTGCAAACTCAAATGCATGTACCCTCTGGTGGAAAAAATCGCTAAAGAAGCCCTAAATTATGCAGACGAGCAACATTTGAGAGATGAAGCAATGAATTTTTCagaattttacgaaaaatatacaATGGAAATTATCGGTAGCGTTGGCTTTGGTGTGGAATGTAATGGTTTAAAAAATCCCAAATCGGAATTTTATTTACGAGGACATGAGTATTTCAACCCTATTTCTTTATACTG GACAATAGTTCGATGCTTAGCCTTTATTATGCCAAACTTTTTTAACAAGCTCAAGATGAATCGTATTAATccagatattattaaatttttttacaaccTCGTGAAAGAGACGGTAGAATATAGATACAGGCACAATTATAAACGAAACGATTTTCTTCAAACACTCattgatttaaaagaaaattcaagCATCATTAATGAAg GTAACGAAACGCAAAGTTCATTCACGCTTACTGACGTAGCTGCCAACACAATGCTTTATATGTTCGCGGGCTACGAGACATCCGCCACCACGGGTCAGTTTGCGGCGTACGAGCTAGCTCGGAACCCACACATACAGGCCAAGGCTAGGGAGGAAATAAAGAGGGTCCTCACTAAATACGGCGGTGATTGCACGTATGAGGCACAGAGCGAAATGGTTTACATCAATATGATACTCGACG AAACAATGCGAATGCATCCACCAATGCGAGCATTGTTCCGAAGATGTACGAAGGAATATAAATTGCCGAATAGTGAGGTGACAATCGATGAAGGGACATTGGTGTTTGTGCCCATACACGCAATCCAAATGGATCCAGATATATTCCCAGAACCGGAAAGGTTTGAACCAGATCGGTTTTCACTGGAAAACAAAAAGAATATGCATCCCTGCCATTGGATGCCCTTCGGTGAAGGTCCAAGGAAGTGTTTAG gTCTTCGTCAAGGATACATTCAGTCGAAACTAGCGCTAGTAAAGATCTTACACAATTACGAGTTGTTGTTGGATGATCGAACGCAGGTTCCGACGGAGATCAAGGTCTCGTCACTAGCTTGTGCGGCGGAAGGCGGCGTGTGGCTCCGGCTTAAGAAGTTAGACGTGTAG
- the LOC125071112 gene encoding kinesin heavy chain-like: MREEPDGSRLGLVLHYPLVRSAGRELKLDIYSVPVVSVLDENTITITNIKVNTSGAGDSRKRVRRYYVDYAFNSACATTHPDYASQEKIFDTVGRQVLSTISRGRSACVLTYGQSATGKTHTMVGSAVQPGLIPRICKALAEELPVDITVSFLEIYNERVHDLLAGEAPLSLNSLPRRKGNARKDLRVREHPTKGPYVQNLRRVTVHDVETLLAVVNEGTRRRRTAATKRNICSSRSHALLELVTPHATLHLADLAGSEKSVWEGCARGRQKEGANINKSLVALSNVISALVSGGSGRSRFVPYRDSALTWLLKDCFTGGGSTFIIATVSPSVSCYGESASTLRWAARARHLPDSQTSTVTSVISKAALQAQFNQLLAELNRHFIQYKLETRQLSYDDEHWKLNENQNNEKSKTQAKIGNIMNLRYVKGEGRNSESTPSSIASGSSDVINNMDKNAEISNEINKEIDKLFGPALERTKSGSDIEVAAPLRRKKRHFRSQEVLTSDKALQSNQSHRLSDADLSEAQGDDSLNLDNSKTPQNPILYDNQRAEIIASVTERLYSKLKKNEAAVSKQESIVDKKPVSETKILQPLNELKICSNARQRLMELSKKALRNKRKIGIPAHTQTRKTVIRVKDQGTDVQTDLQSYICHQDRNCIFYRDVSTETTPVTPRLKEIAVGPKYSTLSYKDSSTVTDCKKASYKNSCTMTELVLTRNHSSQTNVQPPPRRRKRQSAYMKYIKRIERIKSSTDDSSVSPVININISPMYAVDSESQSSDETIDDSLDIGKEKEKHSVATTPDLLTNHNNLLKKPEVNEMRINDTNFNENCDLSNFNSIKPLELHEKALEDFSDKDNVLLPRVTADCDRKIGQKDYEDLILGRNDNLYPYNIKVAPSRKKNKPKTIIRFKDIDVTPAECCSNEWQRKVNVASNSSQNESDIEIESDDSATSVLSEMDSDSFLWNKIDSLNDNNWITSEARSWNVSDSKLKKGSWCPDLQCDECSCTKRENENIVTVKQRHSLKIKNKSEPTTFNNIERKIKSACNSLEASVHKYDNYLLEFRDKTKKYCKSETHARTPKEYLQHLIKLRKQAVQSNDHRK, from the exons ATGCGAGAAGAGCCAGACGGCAGCCGGCTAGGTCTTGTCCTTCATTACCCATTAGTGAGGAGTGCAGGGAG agAACTTAAGTTAGATATATATAGCGTGCCAGTTGTGAGTGTTCTTGACGAAAATACAATTACGATAACCAATATAAAG GTAAATACATCAGGCGCTGGTGACAGTCGCAAACGTGTCCGACGCTACTACGTCGACTATGCGTTTAACAGTGCATGCGCAACAACACATCCAGATTATGCATCGCAGGAAAAG ATATTCGATACAGTCGGACGTCAAGTTTTATCTACAATATCCCGTGGTCGGTCAGCTTGCGTTTTGACTTATGGCCAGAGTGCGACAGGGAAGACTCATACAATGGTGGGGTCAGCAGTGCAACCGGGTTTGATACCACGTATTTGCAAGGCCTTGGCCGAGGAATTACCTGTAGATATTACTGTCag CTTCTTAGAGATATACAACGAGCGGGTCCACGATCTTCTAGCTGGTGAAGCACCCTTATCTCTTAACTCCCTTCCAAGGCGAAAAGGAAACGCACGCAAAGACCTGCGAGTAAGGGAGCACCCGACTAAGGGACCTTACGTACAAA ATCTTCGTCGCGTGACAGTTCATGACGTAGAGACATTGCTGGCCGTGGTAAACGAAGGCACGCGCAGGCGTCGAACAGCTGCTACTAAGCGTAATATCTGCTCTTCGAGGTCTCACGCATTATTAGAGCTGGTAACACCACACGCTACATTGCATCTCGCTGATCTTGCTGGCAG cgAAAAATCTGTGTGGGAAGGCTGTGCGAGAGGACGTCAGAAGGAAGGAGCCAATATCAACAAATCGTTAGTAGCGCTCAGCAATGTCATCTCGGCGCTAG taagtgGCGGATCTGGACGTAGCAGGTTCGTGCCCTATCGAGATTCAGCGTTAACCTGGTTGTTAAAGGACTGTTTCACGGGTGGCGGCAGCACATTCATAATTGCGA CGGTGTCCCCCAGCGTCTCGTGTTACGGTGAGTCTGCGTCCACTCTTCGCTGGGCAGCTCGCGCGCGACACCTTCCAGACTCGCAAACGTCCACTGTGACTAGCGTCATATCCAAAGCGGCCTTGCAAGCTCAGTTCAATCAGCTGTTAGCTGAGCTGAATCgccattttattcaatat AAACTTGAAACTAGACAATTATCGTACGACGATGAGCACtggaaattaaatgaaaatcaaaataacgAGAAATCAAAGACACAAGCAAAGATAGGTAATATAATGAATTTACGATATGTGAAAGGAGAGGGTAGAAATTCTGAATCAACGCCGTCTTCAATTGCCAGTGGAAGTTCGGATGTTATAAACAATATGGACAAAAATGCCGAGATAAGTAATGAAATCAATAAAGAAATAGACAAATTATTTGGACCTGCACTCGAGAGAACTAAAAGCGGTAGTGACATTGAGGTTGCGGCACCTCTTAGGCGTAAGAAGCGTCATTTCCGTTCACAAGAAGTACTTACTAGTGATAAGGCACTACAAAGTAATCAAAGTCATCGTTTATCAGATGCTGATCTTAGTGAAGCACAAGGAGATGACTCACTCAATTTAGACAACTCAAAGACACCACAAAACCCAATTCTCTATGATAATCAGCGAGCTGAGATCATAGCCTCTGTCACAGAAAGATTATATtctaagcttaaaaaaaatgaagctGCTGTTTCTAAACAAGAATCTATCGTTGATAAGAAACCAGTGAGTGAGACTAAAATTCTGCAACCCCTAAATGAATTGAAAATTTGTTCGAATGCTAGGCAACGATTGATGGAGCTTAGTAAAAAAGCTTtgagaaataaaagaaaaataggaATACCAGCACATACGCAAACAAGAAAGACAGTAATCCGAGTCAAAGATCAAGGTACTGACGTTCAGACAGATCTTCAGTCATATATATGCCATCAAGAccgaaattgtatattttatcgaGATGTCAGTACTGAAACTACGCCGGTGACACCACGTTTAAAGGAAATAGCTGTTGGCCCTAAATATAGCACTTTATCCTACAAAGATAGTTCTACAGTAACTGATTGTAAAAAAGCGAGTTACAAGAATTCATGTACGATGACTGAATTAGTATTAACGAGAAACCACAGTTCACAAACAAATGTTCAGCCTCCTCCTAGGAGGAGAAAACGGCAATCtgcttatatgaaatatatcaaaagaaTTGAACGGATTAAGTCAAGCACGGATGATAGCAGCGTGTCTCcagtaattaatatcaatatatctcCTATGTACGCAGTGGATTCAGAATCTCAAAGTTCAGACGAAACAATAGATGACTCATTAGACATTGGAAAGGAAAAAGAAAAGCACAGTGTTGCTACAACGCCAGATTTATTAACGAATCAcaacaatttactaaaaaaaccagAAGTTAATGAAATGAGAATAAATGatactaatttcaatgaaaactgTGATTTAAGTAATTTCAACAGTATTAAACCATTAGAGTTACATGAGAAAGCCTTAGAAGACTTTTCTGATAAAGATAATGTGCTTTTACCCCGTGTTACAGCTGATTGCGACAGAAAAATAGGCCAGAAAGATTATGAGGATCTTATATTAGGGCGAAATGATAATCTATATCCTTACAATATTAAAGTAGCTCCATCCCGGAAGAAGAATAAACCAAAAACTATCATCCGGTTTAAGGACATAGATGTTACACCTGCAGAATGTTGTAGCAATGAATGGCAGAGAAAAGTTAACGTAGCGAGTAATTCGAGTCAAAACGAAAGTGATATAGAAATAGAGAGTGATGACTCGGCAACTTCTGTTTTAAGCGAAATGGACTCAGATTCATTTTTGTGGAATAAAATTGATTCACTTAATGATAACAATTGGATAACATCTGAAGCAAGAAGTTGGAATGTTTcagattcaaaattaaaaaaaggatcaTGGTGCCCAGATTTGCAATGTGACGAATGTAGCTGTACTAAAAGGGAAAACGAAAATATTGTGACAGTTAAGCAGAGGcatagcttaaaaataaaaaacaaaagcgaaCCTACTACGTTTAacaatattgaaagaaaaattaaaagtgcttgtaatagtTTGGAAGCTTCGGTTCATAAATACGACAACTATTTACTAGAATTCCGAGATAAAACCAAAAAGTACTGTAAGTCAGAAACGCACGCGAGAACACCAAAGGAATATCTTcagcatttaataaaattaaggaaGCAAGCTGTGCAATCAAATGATCAtagaaaataa
- the LOC125071016 gene encoding isopentenyl-diphosphate Delta-isomerase 1 produces the protein MLVRNITRTLWNTLKVEKRFLASKPIKPEPEVEDNIEPVQADALDRDICLLVDEKDNFIGTATKRDCHKVGPDGSVLLHRAFSVFLFNKRGDIFLQRRSSQKVTYPDYYTNACCSHPLYIDNQPEDVITAARRRLNHELGIPLDKMDPEMFTFLTRVHYHDPGDGVWGEHEIDHILFFQSDVKVKPNSDEISEYCFVPKSEFNAYIPTLEGPITPWFNMIRRHRLKLWWDNLHRIKELAEPDKIQKFLNEK, from the exons ATgcttgtaagaaatatcacCCGTACATTATGGAACACATTAAAAGTAGAGAAGAGGTTCTTAGCATCGAAGCCAATAAAGCCAGAACCAGAAGTTGAGGATAACATAGAACCTGTACag GCGGATGCATTAGACAGGGATATTTGTCTACTGGTCGATGAGAAGGATAACTTCATAGGAACAGCAACGAAGCGAGACTGTCACAAAGTCGGTCCCGATGGCAGTGTACTGTTACACAGAGCCTTcagtgtgtttttatttaataaacgggGAGACATATTTTTGCAGAGAAGATCAAGCCAGaaa GTGACATATCCAGACTATTATACAAATGCATGTTGTAGTCACCCCCTTTACATAGACAACCAACCTGAAGATGTGATTACAGCTGCTAGACGTAGGCTCAATCATGAATTGGGTATACCTCTTGATAAG ATGGACCCGGAAATGTTTACGTTTCTAACTCGCGTCCACTACCACGACCCCGGCGACGGCGTGTGGGGCGAACATGAAATCGACCATATACTGTTCTTCCAGTCTGATGTAAAGGTCAAACCCAACTCCGATGAAATCTCTGAGTACTGTTTCGTGCCAAAGAGTGAATTTAATGC gtaCATCCCAACTCTTGAAGGACCAATAACACCTTGGTTTAATATGATTCGCCGTCATAGACTCAAATTATGGTGGGACAACCTTCATCGTATCAAGGAACTAGCGGAACCAGACAAGATACAAAAATTCTTAAACGAAAAATGA
- the LOC125071015 gene encoding RDS/peripherin-like protein xRDS35: protein MLLTWSSFNNIRMLLMAFIPVTIFYLIWLVNTSERIRSEEGTLLDLICWPDGNAIPALIACGAIIAIVIELYGLYQLFKTGLPKKEYNVTSGLFYYIWALICIIIAFLAIMFYSGLQSTIIRAKIKGGITKAMLRYANHLPSKVAIDRLQTHFHCCGRENYQEWFYIPWDTGKLKIESNNFSTRKYVADNVPYSCCSMDVMWPCIHHGVTQMGTIYKYDPAKQLTIWTDGCEEKLINEMTSISWKFNAVMTLIILAMGLQIIAARYLHTAYNNGLHVGNKIRCYAYLLRSVTDTEMEEVPKRKEFKRRKFHKARTLEWVMAKYRPKSKYTTSSGSDFNSSDELLKPIYE, encoded by the exons ATGCTTTTAACATGGTcgtcttttaataatataagaatgcTTCTCATGGCCTTTATACcagtaacaatattttatttaatatggttaGTTAATACGTCAGAAAGAATAAGAAGTGAAGAAGGAACGCTTTTGGACCTTATATGTTGGCCTGATGGCAATGCTATTCCTGCTCTTATAGCATGTGGAGCAATAATTGCAATTGTTATTGAG cTTTACGGATTATACCAACTGTTCAAAACTGGCTTACCAAAGAAAGAATACAATGTAACTAGTGGCCTTTTCTATTACATTTGGGCgttgatttgtataattatagcaTTTCTTGCAATCATGTTTTATTCCGGTCTCCAGTCAACTATTATTAGAG CCAAAATCAAAGGTGGAATAACGAAGGCTATGCTCCGATACGCTAACCACTTGCCATCCAAAGTTGCGATAGACCGTTTACAGACACACTTCCACTGCTGTGGAAGAGAAAACTATCAAGAATGGTTCTATATACCTTGGGACACCGGAAAACTGAAAATAGAATCCAACAATTT TTCAACTCGTAAGTATGTGGCGGATAACGTGCCTTACAGTTGTTGTTCAATGGATGTGATGTGGCCTTGTATTCATCACGGGGTCACACAGATGGGGACTATTTACAAGTATGATCCTGCA AAGCAATTAACCATTTGGACTGATGGCTGTGAAGAGaagttaataaatgaaatgacaTCGATTTCTTGGAAGTTTAACGCAGTGATGACTTTAATAATCTTAGCCATG ggTCTACAAATAATAGCAGCGCGGTATCTTCACACCGCATATAATAATGGCTTGCATGTTGGTAATAAGATCAGATGCTACGCTTACTTACTGCGTTCCGTGACAGATACCGAGATGGAAGAGGTGCCTAAAAGAAAAGAATTTAAAAGGAGAAAGTTCCATAAAGCAAGAACCTTGGAATGGGTCATGGCAAAATATAGACCAAAGAGTAAATATACCACATCATCGGGATCAGATTTTAATAGTTCTGACGAATTGTTAAAACCAatatacgaataa